In Sebastes fasciatus isolate fSebFas1 chromosome 24, fSebFas1.pri, whole genome shotgun sequence, the following are encoded in one genomic region:
- the rpgrb gene encoding retinitis pigmentosa GTPase regulator b isoform X2: MAGESEDEIPESGAVFTFGKSKFADNIPSKFWLKNDVPLIIACGDEHTALITENGKLFMFGSNNWGQLGLGSKLTVNKPTCVKALKSEKVQFVACGRNHTLIYTAQGKVLASGGNSEGQLGLGDCDERTSFQRVCFFDSRGPIKMLAAGSNTSAALTESGKLFMWGDNTEGQIGLGKESHASTPQEVNVGRPISWVSCGYYHSALVTVDGALYTFGERDSGKLGLGTDQLPRHRVPQLVKSVKEPVTQVACGGGHTVALTEDDVFTFGLGQFGQLGHGTFIFESRLPRAVEHFKKGRVCQVACGENHTAVITDGGLLYTFGDGRHGKLGLGEENFTNQFKPTLCPRFLKYNVQAATCGGCHMVVLARPRGPSCTDVTLEEDDVTEDYLEKPYVELLGDTGDSSTLQRSLSARVRRRERERSPDQFGAMFRTLPAMMPGYLHPPLPVSSQSIPPRLPPPELTHRKTGGETDSVVESLTDSDSVKGLGETSDFLNMTHMMKMDPGDKTLTLSPVQKRKGKHGKTTKGHKENPIKERKLSKQSSFSSTSPSRESKAVSPRQGLPTELLRSHSSRSLASQSPQRHKTANQNKENMIMAMEELQRKPSKRKPSVGDIRKAASRQRLRPAQGKGQLIEVGRKLVPDSKQSPKTRKTGSGVGSEPAVKVKPSKPVSVKSKPIVVQSHAGVSSPGKESSGGPRRLAEVKQKFKESTDFSKKSKNEKNKKEAQSKRETPSKLGLLAGAASIAAGSVLMQEVAFRSSPSPSESRRGVLKESMTKSRSEETESYAADFSNKSSVSINIIPESPEGMSRGEKETSQDGSEEEVKQEEEEEEEEEEGQRTSADVSEEEEEEEEEEEENVSHSIKKVTEEEDDEDSNTLQPEDESETDVDEEASREEEEDESSAEEEEEEEEEEEEEDVSHSIKKVTEEEDDDDSNTLQPEDESETDVDEEASREEEEDESSAEEEEEEEASGKAGSESEDETESKESKGGDAEEEEEEESEEGSSHETESTRGESKNEEEGEEEEGDLESKGEEGEEEEGESESVKSSEERQESDGESETKEEEEEASSAEEAEEEAEEESSEEEDGENEDESEEEEEGEEEESENEKQVEEEEEEAEEASAEEEAEEEKESGEEGEEEEDQNSEEEDEEAEDEKESEGEEEEDPNSEEENEEAEEEEVDKEEEEGEEEEVDKEEEEGEDEEEEEEEEEEEEEEEEEEEEEVVKKKKSAEVKSIKSGGKLRSGVKGQAADESEEFWDDVLPQYLNLK; this comes from the exons ATGGCTGGGGAGTCCGAGGACGAGATACCAG AATCAGGAGCCGTTTTCACTTTTGGAAAGAGCAAATTTGCCGACAACATCCCCAGTAAATTCTGGCTTAAAAATGACGTCCCCTTAATAATCGCCTGTGGGGACGAGCATACCGCCTTAATAACAG AAAATGGGAAACTCTTCATGTTTGGCAGCAACAACTGGGGCCAGCTCGGTCTGGGATCCAAACTGACTGTGAACAAGCCCACTTGTGTCAAAG CTCTTAAGTCTGAGAAAGTTCAGTTTGTGGCCTGTGGGAGAAACCACACTCTCATCTACACAG CTCAGGGGAAAGTGTTGGCCTCTGGGGGGAACAGTGAGGGTCAGCTGGGGCTCGGTGACTGTGACGAGAGGACGTCCTTCCAGAGGGTCTGCTTCTTCGACTCACGTGGACCAATCAAAATGCTCGCTGCCGGTTCAAACACCTCCGCCGCTCTCACAG AGAGCGGTAAACTGTTCATGTGGGGCGACAACACGGAGGGTCAGATCGGTTTGGGGAAGGAGAGCCACGCCTCGACGCCACAGGAAGTCAACGTGGGACGACCAATCAGCTGGGTGTCCTGTGGATACTACCACTCTGCCTTAGTCACAG ttGACGGTGCTCTGTACACGTTCGGGGAGCGGGACAGCGGTAAACTGGGTCTGGGCACCGACCAGCTGCCCCGACACCGAGTCCCTCAGCTGGTGAAGAGCGTCAAGGAGCCGGTGACACAGGTGGCCTGTGGAGGTGGACACACAGTGGCACTCACAG AGGACGATGTGTTCACGTTCGGTCTCGGGCAGTTCGGACAGCTCGGTCACGGGACGTTCATCTTCGAGTCTCGGCTGCCGCGGGCGGTCGAGCACTTCAAGAAGGGACGGGTGTGTCAGGTGGCCTGTGGAGAAAACCACACGGCTGTCATCACAG ATGGCGGTTTGCTCTACACGTTTGGAGATGGCAGACATGGGAAACTGGGCCTGGGCGAAGAAAACTTCACCAACCAGTTCAAACCAACTCTGTGTCCGCGTTTCCTCAAGTATAACGTTCAGGCA GCTACGTGCGGCGGCTGCCACATGGTGGTGTTGGCTCGGCCGAGGGGTCCGAGCTGCACCGATGTGACTCTGGAGGAGGACGACGTGACGGAGGACTACCTGGAGAAGCCGTACGTGGAGCTGCTGGGGGACACGGGCGACTCCTCCACCCTGCAGAGGAGCCTCTCTGCTCGGGTCCGCAGGAGGGAGAGG GAGAGATCTCCGGACCAGTTTGGTGCCATGTTCCGCACGCTGCCCGCCATGATGCCCGGCTACCTCCACCCGCCGCTGCCCGTCTCCAGCCAGAGCATCCCGCCCAGGCTGCCTCCACCTGAGCTGACCCACAGAAAG ACAGGGGGCGAGACAGACAGCGTTGTGGAGAGCCTGACCGACAGCGACAGCGTTAAAGGTCTGGGAGAAACCTCTGACTTCCTCAACATG ACACATATGATGAAGATGGACCCCGGTGATAAAACACTCACTCTGTCTCCAGTTCAGAAG AGGAAGGGTAAGCATGGGAAGACCACTAAAGGGCACAAAGAGAACCCAATAAAGGAAAGAAAGCTCTCCAAGCAGAGCAGTTTCTCTTCCACTTCCCCGTCTCGTGAGAGCAAGGCTGTCTCTCCTCGCCAGGGGTTACCCACCGAGCTCCTGAGGAGCCACAGTTCTCGCTCTCTGGCCTCTCAGAGCCcccagagacacaaaacagccaatcagaacaaaGAGAATATGATCATGGCcatggaggagctgcagaggaAACCCAGTAAACGCAAACCCAGTGTAGGGGACATTAGGAAGGCAGCGTCCAGGCAGCGGCTCAGGCCAGCTCAAGGGAAAGGCCAGCTCATAGAGGTTGGCAGGAAGCTGGTACCAGACTCCAAACAAAGTCCTAAGACCAGAAAGACCGGTTCAGGGGTCGGCTCTGAACCTGCAGTCAAAGTTAAGCCGTCTAAACCTGTCAGTGTTAAAAGCAAACCCATAGTGGTGCAAAGTCACGCAGGAGTTAGCTCGCCAGGTAAAGAGAGTTCAGGTGGTCCTCGGCGGCTTGCTGAGGTTAAACAAAAATTTAAAGAGAGCACTGATTTTTCTAAAAAGTCTAAGAacgagaaaaacaaaaaagaggcCCAGTCAAAAAGAGAAACACCGTCAAAGCTCGGCCTGCTTGCCGGAGCTGCCTCTATCGCAGCAGGGTCGGTGTTAATGCAAGAGGTGGCGTTCAGAAGCTCGCCGTCGCCGTCCGAGAGCAGGCGTGGCGTCCTGAAAGAGAGCATGACAAAATCACGGAGCGAGGAGACTGAATCCTACGCTGCAGATTTCAGCAACAAGTCCTCGGTCAGCATCAACATCATACCGGAGAGTCCTGAAGGCATGAGTCGGGGCGAGAAGGAGACGAGTCAGGATGGAAGCGAGGAGGAGGTcaaacaggaagaagaggaggaggaggaggaggaggaagggcagAGAACGAGTGCAGACgtcagcgaggaggaggaggaagaggaggaggaagaggaggagaatgtCAGTCATAGTATCAAGAAAgtaacagaggaagaagatgatgaagacagCAACACTCTTCAACCAGAGGACGAGTCAGAAACTGATGTAGATGAGGAGGCAAgcagggaagaggaggaagatgagagtagtgctgaggaagaggaggaagaggaggaggaggaagaggaggaggatgtcaGTCATAGTATCAAGAAAgtaacagaggaagaagatgatgacGACAGCAACACTCTTCAACCAGAGGATGAGTCAGAAACTGATGTAGATGAGGAGGCAAgcagggaagaggaggaagatgagagtagtgctgaggaagaggaggaggaggaagcaagTGGCAAAGCAGGAAGTGAAAGTGAAGACGAGACTGAATCCAAAGAGAGCAAAGGAGGTGAtgcagaagaggaggaagaggaagagagcgaGGAAGGGTCGAGTCACGAGACAGAGAGCACAAGAGGAGAGTCTAAAAATGAGGAGGAaggtgaggaagaagagggggatTTGGAAAGCAAAGGTGAGgaaggtgaggaagaggagggtgaaaGTGAGTCCGTAAAGTCTTCGGAGGAGAGACaagagagtgatggagagagtgagacaaaggaggaagaggaggaggcgagTAGTGctgaggaggcagaggaggaggcagaggaggagagtagtgaggaagaggatggtGAAAATGAGGatgaaagtgaagaagaggaagaaggagaagaggaggaaagtgaaaatgaaaagcaggtggaggaagaagaagaagaagcagaggaagCGAGTGCTGaggaagaggcagaggaggaaaaggagagtggagaagaaggagaggaggaagaggatcaAAAtagtgaggaagaggatgaagaggctGAGGACGAAAAGGAgagtgaaggagaggaggaagaggatccAAACAGTGAGGAAGAGAATGAAGaggctgaggaggaagaggttgataaagaggaggaggagggggaggaggaagaggttgataaagaggaggaagagggggaggacgaggaggaggaggaggaggaggaggaagaagaagaagaagaagaagaggaggaagaggaagaggttgtcaaaaagaaaaagtctgcTGAAGTCAAAAGCATTAAATCTGGAGGTAAActgaggtcaggggtcaaaggtcaggcaGCAGACGAGTCGGAGGAGTTTTGGGACGACGTGTTGCCGCAGTACCTCAACCTGAAATAA